The DNA sequence taGACTTTTATTcaacaagttatttttttttaatttcttcccttttcttattttgttatttaaaaaataataattatacaaaaataaagGGATCCCGTTATTTTTCCCTCCAACCTGAGTCAATTACAATTTTAACCTTTAATCTTATGCCACATCAGCAAATAAACGGGGGTCTGTTAAAAAACTCAACAGAAGGGGTACAATAATATACTGGTTATATATTAGGGAGATTTTTTAACCGCCCTTATATTTTAGGGGCCACAACTTGGTAGTGACATAAGTTCAGGGAGCAAATTTGCTAATTattcttaagaaaaaaaaggTAGGAGGTAGTATGGCTGAAAAAATGACGCGTAGGCGTAACCAAGGTATAGTATACATACAAAATGAAAGTGAAGATTCAAAAGGTAAAATGAGTATGACAACACAATATACATAAGAAGATTCATAAGCAAGACTTGTTGAAGAAGAACAACCAATAGGagattattttaattgattgaTCCACTTTTGTAACTTTGCTTACGTTTACCAATTGTATTTCGCTCTATAATAGATACAAGATATATATAGCTATTTGTGATTTTAGAACAATAAGCTGTTGGGTTGGGCCTCACACATGCAATTAGGGGCCACTGGAGTTTTGTTGCTTCTACTGTTTTTTCCAATCTCACAACCCAcgccatataaatatattttgcttGATTATTTGAATGTTTCTTAATATAgttgatatttatatttatgcaTAACATAAAATTGATTGGggaaatattattttctattttgtattttataaaaattactgatagaattattatttattttgttgaatGATAATTCAAACTCTTGTATTTTAATGTACATAttgttttatgttattttaaaaaatataaaatttaatttatcatttagAAAAACAGGTAGTGTAATTGATTGATTCTGTTCTATTCTAATtaactaatatatgtatatcCCATCCGTATTTGTATGCAAAGAAAACGTGAGCTATTCTATTCTATtctattctattaaataattgtaattgtattattatatttatatagtattATGGCTATGGTTTGGTAAGATCCACATGACCATGGTGTGTAAAATAATACTAACATTAGTTATTAGTGAATCTTGAATTTATGAATGTCTGCATATAATGAAATGCATGTTTTgattgttgtatatatatatggtttAAATCTCAAGTCTGAACCCTGGGTACGAAAGGGATGGATTTgcaaatgaaatgaaattagcAAATTATCATTTGCATATCATTTTACTGTAATTGAATTTGaagctaataaaaaattaaaaattaaaaattaaagagatcAAAAGTAATggaaaattaattagtatttgtattttttagaATCAGTCGATTCATAATAATGAAAACTAATTTACAAATCTTCTTTTAAttgaattagtttttattattatgaaaattatttagttgAATTGGATTTCTTTTCTGAAGTATTCAAATTgagtaaataattttttctcttttgtaTAGTTAACAACATATTTTTGGTTTTGGCATAAGACGGTACAACTcgaaaataatacaaaataaataaatttaggtgacatatttaatttaggggtaattgcggcataaatacctaatgtttacaaatttatacacttaaatacctaaagttttttttttatggcaaAACCACCTAATGTTATATTTTAGTGTCTACCGTTACCACCACTCTGTTAAAGGGTTAAAACAGAGACACGTGGATGACCAaaatttgtatggttttgtttttaaaaaaaaaaaaaaaaaatctattagtTTGTAAGAAAAAAGCTTGATATaaacattttaaaaagaaacattaaattgattaacaaacaaaaatcgataaataaacataaaatacaAGATTCTTTTCTTCAAAACCTAAAAAGCTCGTTCTCCCAATTAAGAAGACGAACGAACGCCGGCAGTTGAGAAGACGAATGAACGTGGACTGAGCTTTCCACCTTGTGCTGAGGACGTCAAAATCGACAAGGGTGGCTTAAACTCATGCATCTCCGGCGGCTGCCTGGGGAAGACTCCCCTGGATATGGTAAATGTTGAAACTGGAACTtgaatgataaattattattttgaaatggcTTTTCGTGCCTTTTATATGTCTGATTGTTAACTTTTATATTGAGTAttattttagtgttatttttgttTGGATATGTTAATTTGTGAGTTAGGTGTAATATTAAATTCTGGTGGGGTACTGTTTGTTTTTGGAAGGTAGTGTGTGTTCACATGTGAATTCATTGAGTGGAGTAGTTAATGTGGAATATTTTTTACTGTGGTAAAGTGTATATGCTTTGggagttgtttttttttgtttgtgtgGGTCATGAAGTGATTTTTTCAATGATGTAATTTTTTGGCAGACTTGGAATATGAGTTGTTCACAGTAATATTGCACCATGGAGGAAGATGGTACAATCAttttgaagagaaaaaatatGAAGGGGGTGAGATTGATTATTTTGATTATTGTGATTGGCTAGATTTCAGCATGTCTGAATTGGAGAAATTTGCAGTGGCACTTGGCTATGATTTGCCTATTCAACTTTGGTGGAGGCCATATGAGAATTCACAGAGGAGGAGCAGCATCCATTGGGACCATCATAGCTATTAAAATTGACAGTAAACTTGTTCCTAGAGCAAAAGAGAGAAATATAATTTTTGGAACTCAAGTTATACTCCAAGTAGAGTGGCTTATCATGAATTGAAAGGAGTGCTTACACAAACAAAAAACTAGGAAAAAGTTCGTAGGATACCATAATATTAGAGTAagatgttttctaattttttttgttttggcatttaagagAGATGGTGGCAGCAATTATTTTGGTTGGATTTACCCAGCTGacagaacaaaaaaaaatatatatatatatatatatatatatatatactaggccAGTTTAGAAAAATTAGGTAGTTAGAACACAATCTAGGTAATTTCAGAGCAGCACCAAAGATTATGGTGAAGGCTTTTCGAATTAAAGTATCAATGGGATGTGGAAACTACTATTTGAGAGAATTAACATATGTAATTGGAGATGGTCATGGTCATAGTCATGGctagatttgtaaatatttccTCTTCCATGATCTCCCAAGATGTAATTTCTCTTAGCTGTATTAAAAAGATGTATTAAGGATAAAAAAAATACAGGTTATGAatgaaatttttgcttttttgtTTCTTACAAACTCTCTAATTTATAGCTGATATTGTACATTTATGCCTGCAATTGAAtcataatatataagaaaacttattattttcttaaaaaaaaaggaaaatgaaaaagatattcaattTTTATCTGCCTAAATATATCAAAAGTACCAAAATATATCAAAAGTATCAATAACCATTGATCAAAAAATTAGTTGTTAACTAAACCTGCTATCCATAGTACCAAAATATATCAAAAGTATCATTGCTCCTTACAATAACCAAAAAGACATTAAAAATTACGCTACTCATAGTACCAAAATACATCCAAAATATGATAGCGTcttataataagaaaaatacattaaagAAGATGATATCCATAGGTAGCAAAATACATCTAAAAAGTTCTCTCCATGCATGAGTAATTCAATCTTCTTGTTGTTGAGATACAGAGGCTTGTTCCCTTGCAATTTGTTTCTTTCTCCTTGCATTCCGTTTCACTGTCTCAGGCTCTGGATTAGTCTTTGGTGGTCTGCCTCTCTTCTTTGGAGCATTATCCTAAATTAGATGAAAAATAGTGTAAATTATtgacaattttattaaattagacTACACaatcataataaattaaaaaaaaaatgaaatatctaCCTTAGTAACAACATTGGCTTCACAAGTTCTTTTAGAATGTCCTGTCTGCTTACAATTGCTGCAATGATTTTGTTGACTCTTCCTTGGTTGATTCATAACAGCAGCAGGAGGTTCATCattacttctgtttctttttttcttaggTCTTCCAGGTAGGCTATACTCTGGAGGTGGAAGTATTGGGTTTTGACCGATTTCAGGCCACATATCTGGACTAGGCATTGGTTCAATTACCCCTGCATATGCAGCAACATGAGCATCTTTCTTATACCAGTCATCAACATAATCCATGACTTCCAAACCCGATGACCTAATAGAAGCCAATGCATGCGGACAAGGTATGCCTGACAATTGGAAACCTCTGCAAGTGCATGTTTTGCTTTTCAAATCAACCACAAATCTCTTTGATCCAAGATAAGACACTTCAAACTTTGCATTTCCTGACAGGACAGAGTTACAGTGTGTTGCCACCTTCTTATTTTTCTCAATAATGTCACGGATTCGTTTATCAACTGGAACCACCCATTTCTTAACACTTTCCCTTTTCCTTCGAAATCTACACATAAGCCAAAATCGAACCTTTTCCAACAATGTTATTATTGATTGGTCTCTTGCAGGCATGATTGCTGAGTTGAAGCTTTCACATAAGTCAGACAATGCTTTTTCTAACCCCTTTTGCCTATCGCTCATCATTGTGAAGATGTTTGGCCTTTGAATGTTAAGATCCTCAACAATTAGCTTTAGAAACCATGTCCAAGAATCTGTATTTTCTTTCTCAACTATTGCATAAGCAATAGGAAACTGTGAATTGTTTGGATCTATTCCAACAGCAGCCAACAACATACCTTTGCAATAGCCTTTTAAGAAACATCCATCCAATCCTATGAGAGGCCTGCAACCCTTATTAAATCCATCTTTACAGGCTTTCAAACAAATGTATACCCTCTCAAACACTCTTTTCCCATCAATCAGTCTAGTTTTAAGTATAGCTGTGCTTCCTGGGTTTGTTTCTAGCAACTGCCTACAATAATCGTCAAGGATTGCATATTGATCCTTCACCGACCCATTTAACAAATCTCTTGCTTTCTTCTTAGCCCTGTAAAATGTAGAACCTGAGATGTCACTGTATTTAGACTTAGATATCATCTCCCTGAAGGCCTCATATTGCATGTTTGGATTAAGTCTAAACTGTTCCAAGTAATGACTGGCTAACCAAGAACTTGTGACAAGTTTGTTATCAAAGACTATGCCACAATCATGTTCATTATTCAATTTGTTAACCCTAACAGTGTTGTTATCCCCACTTACTAATCTTGCATAAATAAACCATTTGCATCCTTCAGCTTTGCATTTGGCTCTGAGCCTATGTTTGTCATTGAAAACAAATGAGTACTGTCTATTTGTTTTTATAAATACCTCTTTCAATGCATTCCTTAGATGGCCAATTGTAGGAAATAGCATATATCTCTTAAACTCAAAATCATCAAAGTTTGACTTTGGGTTGAATTCGTTCTCACTCCTTCGAATTGGATTATTTTCGTCTTCGCTATCCAAGCTGTGCAAGTCATCTTCAGATATTACTCCTTCAGAATCATCTCCATGATTTTCATTGCATAATTCAGTCACTGAAGACCACCATATACTTGGATTAGTAGTATTCTCTAAATCAATTTCATGTTCTTTGTGATGAGAATATTCTTCCTCTTCgaattcatcatcatcttcaatgGCAACTTTCTTCTTTCCTTTCCAAGGCCTAGTCTTTTGTACTTGATCATGGACATCTTCATTAGCTTCTTGGTGGACATTTTCATTCAATTCTTCATGTTGGGCTTCTTGGGTTTCATGTTGTGGATTCACTACAATATTAGCAAGCACATTAGCATCAGGGAACTCCCCAATTGTGCAAGAAGACTTCATATTACTATTTTCTAAAACTGCTATTAGGAAGATATCAACTTTTctatattttcttcttttcatATCAAAAGCCATTAGACTAATCTCTTTATCTGAAATGAGCAGTGTACCATCTTTCATCGAATTCCCATATGGCCTCCACCAAAGTTGAATAGGCAAATCATAGCCAAGTGCCACTGCAAATTTCTCCAATTCAGACATGCTGAAA is a window from the Cannabis sativa cultivar Pink pepper isolate KNU-18-1 chromosome 1, ASM2916894v1, whole genome shotgun sequence genome containing:
- the LOC115724609 gene encoding uncharacterized protein LOC115724609 isoform X2 — encoded protein: MHLRRLPGEDSPGYDLEYELFTVILHHGGRWYNHFEEKKYEGGEIDYFDYCDWLDFSMSELEKFAVALGYDLPIQLWWRPYGNSMKDVNPQHETQEAQHEELNENVHQEANEDVHDQVQKTRPWKGKKKVAIEDDDEFEEEEYSHHKEHEIDLENTTNPSIWWSSVTELCNENHGDDSEGVISEDDLHSLDSEDENNPIRRSENEFNPKSNFDDFEFKRYMLFPTIGHLRNALKEVFIKTNRQYSFVFNDKHRLRAKCKAEGCKWFIYARLVSGDNNTVRVNKLNNEHDCGIVFDNKLVTSSWLASHYLEQFRLNPNMQYEAFREMISKSKYSDISGSTFYRAKKKARDLLNGSVKDQYAILDDYCRQLLETNPGSTAILKTRLIDGKRVFERVYICLKACKDGFNKGCRPLIGLDGCFLKGYCKGMLLAAVGIDPNNSQFPIAYAIVEKENTDSWTWFLKLIVEDLNIQRPNIFTMMSDRQKGLEKALSDLCESFNSAIMPARDQSIITLLEKVRFWLMCRFRRKRESVKKWVVPVDKRIRDIIEKNKKVATHCNSVLSGNAKFEVSYLGSKRFVVDLKSKTCTCRGFQLSGIPCPHALASIRSSGLEVMDYVDDWYKKDAHVAAYAGVIEPMPSPDMWPEIGQNPILPPPEYSLPGRPKKKRNRSNDEPPAAVMNQPRKSQQNHCSNCKQTGHSKRTCEANVVTKDNAPKKRGRPPKTNPEPETVKRNARRKKQIAREQASVSQQQED
- the LOC115724609 gene encoding uncharacterized protein LOC115724609 isoform X1, with protein sequence MHLRRLPGEDSPGYDLEYELFTVILHHGGRWYNHFEEKKYEGGEIDYFDYCDWLDFSMSELEKFAVALGYDLPIQLWWRPYGNSMKDGTLLISDKEISLMAFDMKRRKYRKVDIFLIAVLENSNMKSSCTIGEFPDANVLANIVVNPQHETQEAQHEELNENVHQEANEDVHDQVQKTRPWKGKKKVAIEDDDEFEEEEYSHHKEHEIDLENTTNPSIWWSSVTELCNENHGDDSEGVISEDDLHSLDSEDENNPIRRSENEFNPKSNFDDFEFKRYMLFPTIGHLRNALKEVFIKTNRQYSFVFNDKHRLRAKCKAEGCKWFIYARLVSGDNNTVRVNKLNNEHDCGIVFDNKLVTSSWLASHYLEQFRLNPNMQYEAFREMISKSKYSDISGSTFYRAKKKARDLLNGSVKDQYAILDDYCRQLLETNPGSTAILKTRLIDGKRVFERVYICLKACKDGFNKGCRPLIGLDGCFLKGYCKGMLLAAVGIDPNNSQFPIAYAIVEKENTDSWTWFLKLIVEDLNIQRPNIFTMMSDRQKGLEKALSDLCESFNSAIMPARDQSIITLLEKVRFWLMCRFRRKRESVKKWVVPVDKRIRDIIEKNKKVATHCNSVLSGNAKFEVSYLGSKRFVVDLKSKTCTCRGFQLSGIPCPHALASIRSSGLEVMDYVDDWYKKDAHVAAYAGVIEPMPSPDMWPEIGQNPILPPPEYSLPGRPKKKRNRSNDEPPAAVMNQPRKSQQNHCSNCKQTGHSKRTCEANVVTKDNAPKKRGRPPKTNPEPETVKRNARRKKQIAREQASVSQQQED